From Woronichinia naegeliana WA131, the proteins below share one genomic window:
- a CDS encoding IS110 family transposase: METQVASQWVGIDVSKAKLDIALRPANKVLQVTNQESGWQELSEQLKKYKIELIIIESTGGMERGVAHKLQKEEFKVAVINPKRARDFAKASGRLAKTDKIDAEVLAHFGEALQPSPKPLASESQVALSDLVNRRSQLVEMLNSEQKRAHSVRSSTAKADIETNIQWLKQRIKGMDEQIDQLRQDNEESKKQYELLTSVPGVGRVTAVTLLSMLPELGELPLKKLSSLVGIAPMNCDSGQMRGKRRIIGGRARVRAVLYMSALVAIQHNPVIKAFYQKLLQAGKAKKVALIACAHKLLGFLHAIVKSQKPWRCPENIETKEEKLQAC; the protein is encoded by the coding sequence ATGGAAACTCAAGTAGCAAGCCAATGGGTTGGTATAGATGTCAGCAAAGCCAAGTTGGACATAGCTTTACGTCCAGCGAATAAGGTTTTGCAAGTAACCAATCAAGAGTCAGGCTGGCAGGAATTAAGCGAACAACTCAAAAAATACAAAATTGAGTTAATCATCATCGAATCAACAGGAGGAATGGAAAGAGGAGTGGCTCACAAGCTGCAAAAAGAGGAATTCAAGGTAGCAGTGATTAATCCCAAAAGAGCCAGAGATTTTGCCAAGGCATCAGGTCGTCTAGCGAAAACGGACAAAATAGATGCCGAGGTATTAGCCCATTTTGGAGAAGCCTTGCAACCAAGCCCAAAACCGTTAGCATCAGAATCTCAAGTAGCTTTATCCGATTTGGTCAATCGTCGTAGTCAGTTAGTGGAAATGCTAAACAGTGAACAAAAACGAGCGCACAGTGTTCGTAGTAGCACGGCGAAAGCTGACATTGAGACTAATATTCAATGGCTCAAACAAAGGATAAAAGGAATGGATGAGCAGATAGACCAACTGCGGCAAGACAACGAAGAGAGTAAAAAGCAGTATGAGCTATTAACCAGTGTACCTGGAGTGGGCAGAGTAACGGCCGTGACCTTGCTATCAATGTTGCCAGAATTAGGAGAGCTACCATTGAAGAAACTGTCGAGTCTAGTGGGAATTGCTCCCATGAACTGTGACAGTGGGCAAATGCGAGGAAAACGACGTATTATCGGTGGACGAGCAAGGGTGCGTGCCGTGCTGTATATGTCAGCCCTAGTGGCAATACAACACAATCCGGTAATTAAGGCGTTTTATCAAAAATTGCTCCAGGCAGGTAAGGCCAAAAAAGTAGCTTTAATTGCCTGCGCTCATAAGCTATTGGGATTTCTTCATGCTATAGTCAAGAGTCAAAAACCTTGGCGATGTCCTGAAAATATAGAGACAAAGGAGGAAAAACTGCAAGCGTGCTAA
- a CDS encoding glucosaminidase domain-containing protein encodes MRKRLFLKELAILVISFFSVVARGKSSLARQVLSDASDRQQSETLPKELVLVQKPKLTFPPVPAEDPDKGLNSNAHLPGTPEPTASEKQAFIKEITQYALPLEKQYGVPACAITAIAAFETNFGHTRIAYYANNLFKLKYINRKKNCHDGSCENIKTYQLIGQPNEIANTAIIISESYGDNRFVFDESRRFGNRYRVFDSYQDSVNFLVTEVLLKKEDYKAALEKYQANVKTLGAKKAASQFLLDLATEGFTITNPQTYQNNVTKIMDEWQLCPS; translated from the coding sequence ATGAGAAAACGCTTGTTTTTAAAAGAGTTAGCTATTTTAGTTATCTCTTTTTTTTCTGTGGTAGCACGAGGCAAAAGTTCTCTGGCACGACAAGTTTTGTCAGATGCTTCAGATCGTCAACAATCAGAGACTCTTCCGAAAGAGTTAGTGCTTGTTCAAAAACCCAAGTTGACCTTTCCACCTGTTCCTGCCGAGGATCCGGACAAGGGTTTGAATAGTAATGCTCATCTTCCTGGCACTCCTGAGCCAACGGCATCGGAAAAGCAGGCTTTTATCAAAGAGATTACTCAATATGCCTTGCCTTTGGAAAAACAATATGGGGTTCCCGCCTGTGCTATAACAGCGATCGCGGCTTTCGAGACCAATTTTGGTCATACGCGCATTGCTTACTATGCGAATAATCTTTTTAAATTAAAGTATATTAATCGCAAAAAAAATTGCCATGACGGTTCCTGTGAGAATATTAAAACTTATCAATTAATTGGTCAACCGAATGAGATAGCCAATACTGCCATTATCATTTCCGAGAGTTATGGAGATAATCGTTTTGTCTTTGATGAAAGCCGTCGCTTTGGTAATCGCTATCGGGTTTTTGACTCTTATCAAGATAGTGTAAATTTTTTAGTGACAGAGGTTTTGCTCAAAAAAGAGGATTACAAAGCAGCTTTAGAAAAATATCAAGCCAATGTTAAAACGCTTGGTGCGAAGAAGGCAGCTAGTCAATTCTTACTTGATCTAGCCACCGAGGGCTTTACTATCACGAACCCTCAAACTTACCAAAATAACGTTACAAAGATCATGGATGAGTGGCAACTTTGCCCATCCTAA
- a CDS encoding AMP-binding protein, giving the protein MTIIGMGYQNVIEVLQTRARQQPNDRIFVFLKDGETESAGLTYFQLDRQARVIAAHLQSLNLAGERALLLYPSGLEFISAFFGCLYAGVIAVPAYPPRPNRSFQRIQSIIQDAQAIAILTTSTLYPSLASKLAPRLPPQFQHWIATDTLTFDLAPQWQKVSIQSETIALLQYTSGSTNEPKGIMVSHGNLIHNQQQIQQIFGHDHQSIVVGWLPLFHDMGLIGNVLQPLYLGSQAILMSPIDFLQKPLRWLKAISHYQAHTSGGPNFAYDLCLSKISLEQREQLDLRSWQVAFNGAEPIRAETLQKFRDYFLPCGLSRTALTPCYGMAEATLMITAKHQGTEPLFLSLDSQHLQQNQVKLNQATTSYHLVGVGQSQNHCQIVIVDPETYRTCDPDQVGEIWITGKSVAQGYWRNTRASRESFQAYLKDTGQGPFLRTGDLGFLYKGELWITGRLKEIIIIRGANYYPQDLEILAQQNHPALRLNGGAAFAVEKNGIEQLVLVQEIERSYLNNPPVEEIATVVRQAIAAEYDLHLQTLVLIKPASLPKTSSGKIKRVACRADFLQQRLPILAKWESSQGELDRAFLATDICPQSNFSQADIASWLQMRLAVYLRLSPDKIDIEQCFDYYGMDSVQVVSAMEDLSAWLGENFDVTLFWQYPSIAALSEHLASQKISRQTHP; this is encoded by the coding sequence ATGACAATTATCGGTATGGGCTATCAAAACGTTATTGAGGTTCTGCAAACCAGAGCAAGACAACAGCCCAATGATCGTATTTTTGTTTTTCTTAAGGATGGTGAAACTGAGTCGGCAGGGTTGACCTATTTTCAATTGGATCGACAAGCGAGGGTCATTGCGGCCCATCTACAATCTTTAAATCTGGCAGGGGAGAGAGCTTTACTTTTATACCCATCAGGCTTGGAGTTTATTAGTGCTTTTTTTGGTTGTTTATATGCGGGGGTGATTGCCGTTCCAGCCTACCCGCCTCGTCCCAATCGTTCTTTTCAACGCATTCAGTCTATTATTCAGGATGCTCAGGCGATCGCCATTCTCACAACCAGTACTCTTTACCCTAGCCTAGCCTCGAAACTTGCCCCACGACTTCCACCTCAATTCCAGCACTGGATTGCGACAGATACCCTCACTTTCGACCTAGCTCCCCAATGGCAGAAAGTCTCGATTCAGTCAGAAACAATTGCCTTGTTACAATATACTTCTGGTTCTACCAACGAGCCGAAGGGCATCATGGTCAGTCATGGCAACCTAATTCATAATCAACAGCAGATCCAGCAAATTTTTGGCCATGATCACCAAAGCATCGTTGTGGGTTGGTTACCCCTCTTTCACGACATGGGCTTAATTGGTAATGTGCTCCAACCTTTATATTTAGGCTCCCAGGCGATTTTGATGTCGCCTATCGATTTTTTACAAAAACCCCTGCGTTGGCTTAAAGCCATTTCTCATTATCAAGCCCATACTAGCGGCGGCCCAAATTTTGCCTACGATCTTTGTTTGAGTAAAATATCGCTAGAACAAAGAGAGCAATTGGATTTGCGAAGTTGGCAAGTGGCCTTTAACGGTGCGGAACCGATCCGAGCAGAGACACTACAAAAATTTAGGGATTATTTTCTTCCCTGTGGTTTGTCTCGTACTGCCTTAACCCCTTGTTATGGGATGGCAGAAGCGACACTCATGATTACCGCCAAACACCAGGGCACGGAACCCCTGTTTCTGTCCCTTGATTCCCAACACCTGCAACAGAATCAAGTCAAACTCAATCAAGCTACTACCAGTTATCATTTGGTGGGAGTCGGGCAAAGTCAGAATCATTGCCAGATCGTCATTGTTGATCCGGAAACCTATCGCACTTGTGACCCTGATCAGGTGGGAGAAATCTGGATCACCGGCAAATCGGTTGCTCAAGGGTATTGGCGCAATACCCGTGCTAGTCGGGAAAGTTTTCAAGCTTATTTAAAAGATACGGGTCAAGGGCCTTTTCTCCGTACGGGAGACCTTGGATTTTTGTACAAAGGAGAATTGTGGATTACGGGAAGATTGAAAGAGATAATTATTATTCGAGGTGCCAATTATTATCCCCAAGACTTGGAGATTTTAGCTCAACAAAATCATCCTGCTCTCCGCTTGAATGGGGGAGCCGCTTTTGCTGTGGAAAAAAATGGTATTGAGCAGTTGGTATTAGTGCAGGAAATTGAGCGTTCCTATTTGAACAATCCGCCCGTAGAGGAAATTGCGACAGTGGTTCGTCAAGCGATCGCCGCTGAATATGATCTTCATCTCCAAACCCTCGTGCTGATTAAACCGGCTAGTTTACCCAAAACCTCTAGTGGAAAAATTAAACGAGTCGCCTGTCGTGCTGATTTTTTGCAACAACGCTTACCAATCCTAGCCAAATGGGAATCAAGTCAAGGAGAACTGGACAGAGCATTTTTAGCGACAGATATTTGTCCTCAAAGCAACTTCAGCCAAGCCGATATTGCGAGTTGGCTACAAATGCGATTAGCGGTTTATTTGCGCCTATCTCCAGACAAAATCGACATTGAGCAGTGCTTTGATTATTATGGTATGGATTCGGTTCAAGTTGTCTCTGCGATGGAAGATCTGAGTGCTTGGCTCGGAGAGAATTTTGACGTGACTTTGTTTTGGCAATATCCTAGCATTGCCGCTTTATCAGAACATTTAGCTAGTCAAAAAATCTCACGGCAAACTCACCCCTAG
- a CDS encoding type I polyketide synthase, with product MKLPPNAREPIAIIGIGCRFPQSQTPEEFWQLLANGVDAVGEIPASRWDVEAYYDPDPTKPHKMSTRWGGFIDKIEEFDPQFFGIAPREIASMDPQQRLILEVAWEAIEDSGLQVENLAGKPVGVFVGISSQEYSHNILGSDDPYCLSGNTGCVAANRVSYVFDFKGPSLAIDTACSSSLVATYLACESLWKGESSLALAGGVQAILSPGLMISFCKAGLLSPDGRCKSFDAAANGYVRGEGAGMVLLKPLFQAQKDGDSIYAVIRGGAINQDGRSNGMAAPNPEAQEAVLRSAYQSAGIFPSQVYYVEAHGTGTKIGDPIELNALGKVVGENRASGNYCAIGSAKTNVGHSETAAGITGVIKVALALKHRQIPPSLHFHQPNPYVDFEKLQLRVQDNLTTLPVSPEPVIMGVSSFGFGGTNAHLVLSELSQDNPIEEDVAFKPTFFLLPLSAKDGKTLQVLAGRYAQHLQNNPTLSLGDVCFSASCRRSHFSHRLTLIAHSREQFLKQLQSVQVGEEEVGIQSNSGKLHRSNQIAFLFTGQGSQYVGMGKELYESQPTFRKALDTCDQILRPLLERSLLEVLYPSSSDLAVETILLDQTLYTQPAIFAVEYALAQLWLSWGIQPTAVMGHSVGEYVAACIAGVFSLEEGLKLIVTRARLMQSLPAGGGMLAILANESVVGEAIAEYEEDVYIAAFNGPENVVVSGALTALEQIIQKCLKQEIPYRILAVSHAFHSLLMKPILAEFKALAATITYSQPKIKIISNLTGQFISTELTDPNYWCDHICQPVNFHRSMQTLYQQGYQVFLEIGTQPTLLGMGRYCLSDHNLRWIPSLRPQQSDWQQLLQSLATLYLDGFAIDWSRFYQDYPQFKAVSLPFYPFQRQRYWFDDGKLNSLMVLTSTKRDAAAPLGVLGKQIALAGSKEIYFESQLSQTSPAYLKDHQLYEKVVIPATVYIEMLLEAGRRSLKTEGLNLESFNIEQPLSLPNEGFVTLQVALRQDENSCYSGEVFSLSIAPNTKDLEQAVWIKHAVGHLSPLSQSLPLTTLKQEELADYQSLVPDYEFLQSYGLNYGPTFRGIQKVWWKQNQAIAEIRLPQQVETAGYQAHPALLDSCFQSIIAALLAVEQGEDNQKAQNGFYLPVGFESFQLGQALGNALWCQVEIQEKNSQLLRVQVNLFNQAGQLIGQIENLILRWLNIGILRSLLNQNDSSENWLYQVNWQAKSAQTAPAGSPQNWLIFADSQGIGLDLAKTLRAQGDRCLMVEIGNEFSQANAEDYRLNPTQPDDFSQLWQSITRAGAIEINGIVHLWSLEIRDIQLTEQIKGCGSALSLLQTLAQSQVKTPPRIWFVTQGTQVIDDAKLNLHPEQATLWGLGKTSNLEYPQFRGVLLDLDPNSASNPVTSLVETLTSTDAENQIAYRQGQRYVARLQRSQPDAKPTEHQLVTPVGVPFQLKISEYGLLENLKLVACERVLPGPDEVEIAVKAVGLNFRDVLNALGLLQRLSEELGISKAQEIPFGGECSGIVVAVGAGVSQIKVGDEVVAALAIGSLASHVRAKAGLVVAKPPNLSFSEAATISTAFLTAYYGLHHCAQIKAGDRVLIHAAAGGVGQAAVQLAQRAGAEIIGSASPLKWNFLKEMGVTATVNSRSLDFAVEVRDLTQGEGVDIVLNSLKGEFVDQSFAVLKPGGRFLEIGKLEIWSEEKAHSQRPDAAYFLFDLIEVALANPDLIYGMFQDLMRDFEQGSLKPLPLTEFKIEQSVVAFRYMAQAKHLGKVVITLPEFIATENISALTEIRPDASYLITGGLGALGLQVAQWLARKGAKNLVLTGRSKPNNTAQNLIGELQQDGVDVFVTSCDLTDETEVIQLFQQIQQQFPSLKGVIHAAGVLDDGTLSSLTWERFETVMAPKVTGTWNLHQCSIDLELDFFICFSSAAALLGASGQGNYAAANSFMDAIAHYRQAQGLPALSINWGTWESGGMATTLKEASKQRLLQMGLGMIPPQEGLKILEQLLNVASPQIGVMQMDWETLFTQFPPGFEVPFLENLRESSSATSPQTTESEFLVTLKAAPSNDQRNLLIDFIRQQLAKVLGLNSSDNINPDARLFDLGLDSLMAIELNNRFEIHLGCTLNQSVIFNYPTVETLADYLAQELLGIATIVTSVQTTIVPGSNAPVSFDNEDLDDLLAELETVSDQEIQARLTRK from the coding sequence ATGAAATTACCACCAAATGCTAGAGAACCAATTGCCATTATTGGTATTGGGTGCCGTTTCCCTCAGTCCCAAACCCCAGAAGAATTTTGGCAGTTGTTGGCAAATGGTGTGGATGCAGTGGGAGAAATTCCTGCCTCCCGCTGGGATGTTGAGGCTTACTACGACCCCGATCCGACTAAACCGCATAAAATGAGCACACGTTGGGGGGGCTTCATTGACAAGATTGAAGAATTTGATCCGCAATTTTTCGGAATTGCCCCTAGGGAAATCGCCAGTATGGATCCCCAGCAGCGTCTGATTTTAGAGGTGGCTTGGGAGGCGATTGAAGATAGCGGACTACAGGTTGAAAATCTCGCCGGTAAACCGGTGGGTGTTTTTGTGGGTATTTCGTCCCAGGAATATTCTCACAACATTCTTGGTTCTGATGATCCCTACTGTTTGTCTGGAAATACTGGCTGTGTTGCTGCCAACCGAGTTTCCTATGTGTTTGATTTTAAGGGGCCGAGTTTGGCGATCGATACGGCTTGTTCTTCTTCTTTGGTTGCCACCTATCTTGCTTGTGAATCGCTCTGGAAGGGTGAAAGCAGTTTGGCTCTAGCAGGGGGAGTACAAGCCATTCTTTCCCCTGGACTGATGATTAGTTTTTGTAAGGCAGGTTTACTATCCCCTGACGGTCGTTGTAAATCCTTTGATGCGGCGGCTAACGGTTACGTTCGAGGTGAAGGGGCTGGGATGGTACTTTTAAAGCCCTTATTCCAGGCTCAAAAGGATGGAGATTCTATCTATGCGGTCATTCGGGGTGGAGCGATTAACCAAGATGGACGTAGTAATGGCATGGCGGCTCCGAATCCTGAGGCTCAAGAAGCGGTTTTGCGATCAGCCTATCAAAGTGCGGGAATTTTCCCTAGTCAGGTTTATTATGTAGAAGCTCATGGTACAGGCACAAAAATTGGCGATCCGATTGAATTAAATGCTCTAGGTAAGGTTGTCGGAGAAAATAGAGCATCGGGTAATTATTGTGCGATCGGATCGGCGAAAACCAATGTTGGGCATTCCGAAACTGCCGCAGGAATTACAGGTGTTATTAAAGTAGCTCTGGCTCTTAAGCATCGACAAATTCCGCCTAGCTTACATTTTCACCAGCCTAATCCCTACGTTGATTTTGAGAAATTACAACTGCGAGTACAAGATAACTTAACTACTTTACCAGTCAGTCCTGAACCCGTAATTATGGGGGTCAGTTCCTTCGGTTTTGGTGGAACCAATGCCCATCTGGTGTTAAGTGAACTGTCCCAGGATAATCCCATTGAAGAAGATGTTGCCTTTAAACCGACTTTTTTCCTGTTGCCCCTCTCTGCTAAAGACGGCAAAACCTTACAAGTCTTAGCGGGTCGTTATGCCCAGCACCTACAAAACAATCCGACTCTTTCCCTTGGGGACGTTTGTTTTAGTGCGAGTTGTCGTCGTTCCCACTTTAGCCATCGTCTTACCCTGATCGCTCATTCTCGTGAGCAATTTTTAAAGCAATTACAATCAGTACAAGTAGGAGAAGAAGAGGTTGGCATCCAAAGTAATTCGGGCAAATTACACCGCTCGAACCAGATTGCTTTTTTATTTACAGGTCAGGGTTCTCAGTATGTGGGTATGGGCAAGGAACTGTATGAGTCTCAACCGACCTTCCGCAAGGCTTTAGATACCTGTGATCAAATTTTGCGTCCTTTGCTAGAAAGATCTCTACTAGAAGTTTTATATCCTTCGAGTTCTGATCTGGCGGTCGAAACTATTCTGCTCGACCAAACTCTCTATACCCAACCGGCGATCTTTGCAGTGGAATACGCTCTGGCTCAGTTGTGGCTATCCTGGGGAATTCAACCCACTGCGGTCATGGGCCATAGTGTTGGGGAGTATGTGGCGGCTTGTATTGCGGGGGTTTTTAGTTTAGAAGAGGGATTAAAGCTAATTGTCACGAGGGCGCGTTTGATGCAGTCTTTACCGGCTGGCGGGGGAATGTTAGCGATTTTGGCCAATGAGTCAGTTGTGGGAGAGGCGATCGCTGAATATGAAGAGGACGTTTATATTGCTGCCTTTAATGGCCCGGAAAATGTCGTAGTATCGGGAGCTTTAACTGCTTTAGAACAAATTATCCAAAAATGCTTAAAACAGGAAATTCCCTATCGTATTCTAGCGGTCTCCCATGCTTTCCACTCTCTCTTAATGAAACCGATCCTGGCTGAATTTAAAGCATTAGCGGCGACTATCACCTATTCCCAGCCTAAAATTAAGATTATTTCTAATTTAACTGGTCAATTTATCAGTACAGAATTAACCGATCCTAATTATTGGTGTGATCATATTTGCCAGCCGGTTAACTTTCATCGCAGTATGCAAACCCTGTATCAGCAAGGCTATCAGGTCTTTCTGGAAATTGGGACTCAACCGACTCTTTTGGGAATGGGACGCTATTGCTTGAGTGATCATAATCTGCGTTGGATTCCCAGTCTCCGGCCTCAACAGTCTGATTGGCAACAGTTATTGCAGAGTTTAGCCACTCTTTATCTTGATGGTTTTGCGATTGATTGGTCAAGATTTTACCAGGACTATCCCCAATTCAAAGCAGTTTCTCTGCCCTTTTATCCCTTTCAACGCCAACGCTATTGGTTTGATGATGGTAAGCTAAATAGTCTCATGGTACTTACTTCGACAAAAAGGGATGCTGCTGCTCCGTTAGGGGTGTTGGGAAAACAGATTGCCCTGGCCGGTTCAAAAGAGATTTATTTTGAGAGTCAGCTAAGTCAAACCAGTCCCGCCTATCTAAAGGATCATCAGCTTTACGAAAAAGTTGTTATCCCTGCAACGGTTTATATTGAAATGCTTCTAGAGGCTGGGAGGAGAAGCCTAAAAACCGAAGGTCTCAATTTAGAAAGTTTTAACATTGAGCAACCGTTAAGCCTTCCCAATGAGGGATTTGTGACGTTGCAAGTTGCATTGAGGCAAGATGAAAACTCCTGTTATTCTGGAGAAGTTTTTAGTTTATCGATCGCTCCCAATACAAAAGATTTAGAGCAAGCAGTTTGGATTAAGCACGCGGTTGGCCATCTGTCGCCCCTCAGTCAATCTCTTCCTCTAACAACCCTAAAGCAGGAAGAACTGGCTGATTATCAAAGTTTAGTTCCAGATTATGAGTTTTTACAAAGTTATGGGCTGAATTATGGCCCTACTTTTCGAGGCATACAAAAAGTGTGGTGGAAGCAAAATCAAGCGATCGCCGAAATCCGTTTACCCCAGCAAGTAGAAACAGCAGGTTATCAAGCCCATCCCGCTCTTCTGGATTCCTGTTTTCAAAGTATTATTGCCGCTCTCTTAGCGGTGGAACAGGGAGAAGACAACCAAAAAGCTCAAAATGGATTTTATCTACCGGTTGGTTTTGAATCTTTTCAATTAGGACAAGCTCTGGGAAATGCCCTCTGGTGTCAAGTTGAGATTCAAGAAAAAAATTCCCAACTTTTGCGAGTTCAAGTCAATCTTTTTAATCAAGCCGGTCAGTTAATCGGACAAATTGAAAATCTAATCTTGCGTTGGCTGAATATCGGTATTTTGCGATCGCTGTTAAATCAAAATGACTCGTCTGAAAACTGGCTGTATCAAGTTAATTGGCAGGCCAAATCCGCCCAGACTGCCCCGGCTGGATCGCCTCAAAACTGGTTGATTTTTGCCGATAGTCAGGGTATTGGTCTGGATCTGGCCAAGACTCTTCGGGCTCAAGGCGATCGTTGTCTAATGGTAGAGATTGGTAACGAATTTAGCCAGGCAAATGCCGAAGACTATCGGCTCAACCCAACTCAACCCGATGATTTTAGTCAACTTTGGCAAAGTATTACCAGAGCGGGGGCAATCGAGATTAATGGCATTGTTCATCTTTGGAGTTTAGAGATTCGAGATATTCAGTTGACGGAACAGATTAAAGGCTGTGGTAGCGCACTATCCCTTTTACAAACGCTTGCTCAAAGTCAGGTCAAAACACCGCCCAGGATTTGGTTTGTCACCCAGGGAACGCAAGTAATTGACGATGCCAAATTAAATTTACACCCCGAACAGGCAACGTTATGGGGATTAGGTAAAACGAGCAATTTGGAATATCCCCAATTTCGGGGAGTGTTGCTAGATCTCGATCCGAATTCTGCCTCCAATCCGGTGACCTCGCTGGTGGAAACGTTGACCAGTACGGATGCAGAAAATCAAATTGCCTACCGTCAAGGACAACGCTATGTCGCTCGTTTACAACGTTCTCAACCCGATGCGAAACCAACGGAACATCAACTGGTTACTCCTGTCGGCGTTCCTTTTCAATTAAAAATTAGTGAATACGGGCTGTTGGAAAATTTAAAGCTGGTTGCCTGTGAGCGCGTCCTTCCCGGCCCTGATGAGGTAGAAATTGCCGTCAAAGCAGTGGGTTTAAATTTCCGTGATGTACTGAATGCCTTAGGTTTACTCCAGCGTTTGAGTGAGGAATTGGGGATTAGTAAGGCTCAGGAAATTCCCTTTGGGGGTGAATGTAGCGGCATTGTGGTGGCCGTTGGAGCCGGTGTTTCCCAAATTAAAGTGGGTGACGAAGTGGTGGCGGCCCTGGCGATCGGTAGTTTGGCCAGTCATGTTCGTGCTAAAGCGGGTTTAGTGGTCGCCAAACCCCCTAATCTCAGTTTTAGTGAAGCTGCTACCATCAGCACGGCTTTTCTGACGGCTTACTATGGTTTACATCATTGTGCTCAGATTAAAGCTGGCGATCGCGTTTTGATTCATGCAGCCGCCGGTGGGGTAGGGCAAGCAGCAGTGCAATTGGCGCAACGGGCCGGGGCAGAAATTATTGGTTCAGCTAGTCCACTCAAGTGGAATTTTCTCAAGGAAATGGGAGTAACCGCAACCGTCAATTCGCGTTCTCTAGATTTTGCGGTGGAAGTTCGAGACCTAACCCAAGGAGAAGGAGTGGATATTGTTCTTAATAGTCTCAAGGGAGAGTTTGTCGATCAAAGTTTTGCTGTACTCAAGCCAGGTGGACGCTTTCTGGAAATTGGCAAACTAGAAATTTGGAGCGAAGAAAAAGCTCACAGCCAACGCCCCGATGCTGCTTATTTCTTGTTCGATTTAATCGAAGTAGCCTTGGCCAACCCCGATTTAATTTATGGAATGTTCCAAGACTTAATGCGAGATTTTGAACAGGGATCCTTGAAACCCCTACCTTTAACGGAATTCAAGATTGAGCAAAGTGTCGTTGCTTTTCGTTATATGGCTCAAGCCAAACATTTGGGAAAAGTGGTAATTACTCTACCTGAATTTATTGCCACAGAAAATATTTCAGCCTTAACAGAGATTCGCCCTGATGCTAGTTATCTGATTACAGGAGGCTTGGGAGCCTTGGGTTTACAGGTCGCACAATGGCTGGCACGAAAAGGGGCAAAAAACCTGGTTTTAACGGGAAGAAGTAAACCCAATAATACCGCTCAAAATCTGATTGGAGAACTACAGCAAGACGGGGTAGATGTTTTTGTCACTAGCTGTGATCTGACTGACGAAACAGAGGTTATCCAACTCTTTCAACAAATTCAGCAACAATTCCCCTCCCTAAAAGGCGTTATTCATGCAGCCGGTGTTTTAGATGATGGCACCTTGTCGAGTTTAACTTGGGAGCGTTTTGAAACCGTTATGGCTCCTAAGGTCACAGGTACCTGGAATTTACATCAATGTAGTATTGATCTGGAATTGGATTTCTTCATCTGTTTTTCTTCGGCGGCGGCCCTCTTAGGAGCGTCTGGTCAAGGCAATTATGCAGCCGCTAATAGTTTTATGGATGCGATCGCCCATTATCGCCAAGCTCAGGGTTTACCCGCCTTAAGTATTAACTGGGGAACCTGGGAAAGCGGTGGGATGGCCACAACCCTGAAGGAAGCCAGTAAACAGCGACTTTTACAAATGGGTTTAGGCATGATTCCCCCCCAGGAAGGTCTAAAAATTCTTGAACAACTCCTCAATGTTGCTTCTCCTCAAATAGGAGTTATGCAGATGGATTGGGAAACCCTTTTTACTCAGTTTCCCCCTGGCTTTGAAGTTCCCTTTTTGGAAAACCTGCGGGAATCATCCTCTGCTACTAGTCCGCAGACAACAGAATCTGAGTTCTTAGTTACCCTAAAAGCGGCTCCTAGTAATGATCAACGAAATTTATTAATTGACTTTATTCGCCAACAACTGGCTAAGGTCTTAGGATTGAATTCATCTGATAATATCAACCCGGATGCTCGCCTCTTTGACCTGGGTCTGGATTCTCTAATGGCGATCGAACTCAATAATCGTTTTGAGATTCATTTAGGTTGCACCCTCAACCAATCCGTCATTTTTAATTATCCAACCGTTGAAACCTTAGCGGATTATTTAGCTCAAGAATTGCTGGGCATAGCTACTATCGTAACGAGTGTTCAAACTACCATTGTGCCTGGGTCTAACGCTCCAGTAAGTTTTGACAATGAAGACCTAGATGATTTATTAGCAGAGTTGGAGACTGTCTCTGATCAGGAAATTCAAGCAAGATTAACTCGAAAATAG